In Vigna radiata var. radiata cultivar VC1973A unplaced genomic scaffold, Vradiata_ver6 scaffold_147, whole genome shotgun sequence, one DNA window encodes the following:
- the LOC106778673 gene encoding vacuolar protein sorting-associated protein 26A-like isoform X3 — protein sequence MNIIARAFKPPCKISISLTDGSTRKQVRIKKENGQMVMVPLFQCHDNIVGQAIIEPANGKKVEHNGVKIELLGQIELYFDRGNFYDFTSLVRELDVPGNLYXRKTYPFEFSTVQMPYESYSGINVRLRYILKVTISRNYVNNIVEYMDFVVRNYSVPPPINNSIKWKVLFEGGKPLIWIGRAEKFFEVQRVVEEEKLQLAFISMEGYAGSWSNSGEEREGRFMRGCRPLNKWAGGRVYLRIRSTGGANNRDPEEQIMGYFTTGLQEQIMFDQRIRRWK from the exons ATG AATATAATTGCGAGAGCTTTCAAGCCTCCATGCAAGATCTCAATATCCTTAACCGATGGAAGTACACGCAAGCAG GTACGCATAAAGAAGGAAAATGGGCAAATGGTCATGGTTCCTCTCTTTCAATGTCATGACAATATAGTTGGGCAG GCTATTATTGAACCTGCAAATGGGAAGAAAGTTGAACATAATGGTGTAAAAATAGAGCTTCTTGGTCAAATAG AATTGTATTTTGATAGAGGCAACTTCTATGACTTTACTTCTCTTG TACGCGAACTTGATGTACCTGGCAATTTGTATNAAAGGAAAACATATCCATTCGAATTCTCCACTGTTCAAATGCCATATGAATCTTACAGTGGAATCAATGTTAGGCTTAG GTACATATTGAAAGTGACAATTAGTCGAAATTATGTCAACAACATTGTGGAATACATGGATTTTGTT GTACGCAATTACTCTGTACCTCCACCAATTAATAACAGCATTAAG TGGAAAGTTTTGTTTGAAGGGGGCAAACCCTTGATTTGGATAGGCAGAGCGGAGAAATTTTTCGAGGTCCAGAGAGTGGTTGAAGAGGAGAAACTACAATTGGCTTTTATTAGTATGGAGGGATACGCTGGAAGCTGGTCCAATTCGGGGGAGGAACGCGAGGGACGATTTATGAGAGGTTGTCGACCATTAAACAAGTGGGCCGGTGGAAGAGTATATTTGAGAATTCGAAGTACTGGTGGGGCAAACAACCGGGATCCAGAAGAGCAAATTATGGGCTATTTCACAACAGGACTACAAGAGCAAATTATGTTTGACCAAAGAATACGCAG ATGGAAGTAG
- the LOC106778673 gene encoding vacuolar protein sorting-associated protein 26A-like isoform X4 produces the protein MNIIARAFKPPCKISISLTDGSTRKQVRIKKENGQMVMVPLFQCHDNIVGQAIIEPANGKKVEHNGVKIELLGQIELYFDRGNFYDFTSLVRELDVPGNLYXRKTYPFEFSTVQMPYESYSGINVRLRYILKVTISRNYVNNIVEYMDFVVRNYSVPPPINNSIKMEVGIEECLHIEFEYGKSKYHLKDVIVGKIYFLLVRIKIKTMELEVRRRESTGSGTNTYVETETLSKFELMDGVPVRALLISLLQENQYL, from the exons ATG AATATAATTGCGAGAGCTTTCAAGCCTCCATGCAAGATCTCAATATCCTTAACCGATGGAAGTACACGCAAGCAG GTACGCATAAAGAAGGAAAATGGGCAAATGGTCATGGTTCCTCTCTTTCAATGTCATGACAATATAGTTGGGCAG GCTATTATTGAACCTGCAAATGGGAAGAAAGTTGAACATAATGGTGTAAAAATAGAGCTTCTTGGTCAAATAG AATTGTATTTTGATAGAGGCAACTTCTATGACTTTACTTCTCTTG TACGCGAACTTGATGTACCTGGCAATTTGTATNAAAGGAAAACATATCCATTCGAATTCTCCACTGTTCAAATGCCATATGAATCTTACAGTGGAATCAATGTTAGGCTTAG GTACATATTGAAAGTGACAATTAGTCGAAATTATGTCAACAACATTGTGGAATACATGGATTTTGTT GTACGCAATTACTCTGTACCTCCACCAATTAATAACAGCATTAAG ATGGAAGTAGGAATTGAAGAATGCTTACACATAGAGTTTGAATATGGCAAAAGCAA GTATCATCTGAAGGATGTCATTGttggtaaaatatattttcttctggtgagaatcaaaataaaaaccatgGAACTCGAGGTGAGGCGCCGAGAGTCAACTGGATCAGGGACCAATACATATGTTGAGACAGAGACCCTTTCAAAGTTTGAGTTGATGGATGGTGTTCCAGTTCGAG CATTGTTGATATCGCTTCTTCAGGAGAATCAATACCTGTGA
- the LOC106778673 gene encoding vacuolar protein sorting-associated protein 26A-like isoform X2: protein MNIIARAFKPPCKISISLTDGSTRKQVRIKKENGQMVMVPLFQCHDNIVGQAIIEPANGKKVEHNGVKIELLGQIVRELDVPGNLYXRKTYPFEFSTVQMPYESYSGINVRLRYILKVTISRNYVNNIVEYMDFVVRNYSVPPPINNSIKMEVGIEECLHIEFEYGKSKYHLKDVIVGKIYFLLVRIKIKTMELEVRRRESTGSGTNTYVETETLSKFELMDGVPVRGESIPVRLFLGPYELTPTYHNINNKFSVKYFLNLVLVDEEDRRYFKQQEITVYRLSEKS, encoded by the exons ATG AATATAATTGCGAGAGCTTTCAAGCCTCCATGCAAGATCTCAATATCCTTAACCGATGGAAGTACACGCAAGCAG GTACGCATAAAGAAGGAAAATGGGCAAATGGTCATGGTTCCTCTCTTTCAATGTCATGACAATATAGTTGGGCAG GCTATTATTGAACCTGCAAATGGGAAGAAAGTTGAACATAATGGTGTAAAAATAGAGCTTCTTGGTCAAATAG TACGCGAACTTGATGTACCTGGCAATTTGTATNAAAGGAAAACATATCCATTCGAATTCTCCACTGTTCAAATGCCATATGAATCTTACAGTGGAATCAATGTTAGGCTTAG GTACATATTGAAAGTGACAATTAGTCGAAATTATGTCAACAACATTGTGGAATACATGGATTTTGTT GTACGCAATTACTCTGTACCTCCACCAATTAATAACAGCATTAAG ATGGAAGTAGGAATTGAAGAATGCTTACACATAGAGTTTGAATATGGCAAAAGCAA GTATCATCTGAAGGATGTCATTGttggtaaaatatattttcttctggtgagaatcaaaataaaaaccatgGAACTCGAGGTGAGGCGCCGAGAGTCAACTGGATCAGGGACCAATACATATGTTGAGACAGAGACCCTTTCAAAGTTTGAGTTGATGGATGGTGTTCCAGTTCGAG GAGAATCAATACCTGTGAGATTGTTCCTTGGTCCATATGAATTGACTCCCACAtaccacaacatcaacaacaagtTCAGTGTGAAGTACTTTCTAAATCTTGTTCTTGTGGATGAAGAGGACAGACGGTATTTCAAGCAACAAGAAATCACAGTATACCGGCTAAGTGAAAAATCCTAA
- the LOC106778673 gene encoding vacuolar protein sorting-associated protein 26A-like isoform X1, with protein sequence MNIIARAFKPPCKISISLTDGSTRKQVRIKKENGQMVMVPLFQCHDNIVGQAIIEPANGKKVEHNGVKIELLGQIELYFDRGNFYDFTSLVRELDVPGNLYXRKTYPFEFSTVQMPYESYSGINVRLRYILKVTISRNYVNNIVEYMDFVVRNYSVPPPINNSIKMEVGIEECLHIEFEYGKSKYHLKDVIVGKIYFLLVRIKIKTMELEVRRRESTGSGTNTYVETETLSKFELMDGVPVRGESIPVRLFLGPYELTPTYHNINNKFSVKYFLNLVLVDEEDRRYFKQQEITVYRLSEKS encoded by the exons ATG AATATAATTGCGAGAGCTTTCAAGCCTCCATGCAAGATCTCAATATCCTTAACCGATGGAAGTACACGCAAGCAG GTACGCATAAAGAAGGAAAATGGGCAAATGGTCATGGTTCCTCTCTTTCAATGTCATGACAATATAGTTGGGCAG GCTATTATTGAACCTGCAAATGGGAAGAAAGTTGAACATAATGGTGTAAAAATAGAGCTTCTTGGTCAAATAG AATTGTATTTTGATAGAGGCAACTTCTATGACTTTACTTCTCTTG TACGCGAACTTGATGTACCTGGCAATTTGTATNAAAGGAAAACATATCCATTCGAATTCTCCACTGTTCAAATGCCATATGAATCTTACAGTGGAATCAATGTTAGGCTTAG GTACATATTGAAAGTGACAATTAGTCGAAATTATGTCAACAACATTGTGGAATACATGGATTTTGTT GTACGCAATTACTCTGTACCTCCACCAATTAATAACAGCATTAAG ATGGAAGTAGGAATTGAAGAATGCTTACACATAGAGTTTGAATATGGCAAAAGCAA GTATCATCTGAAGGATGTCATTGttggtaaaatatattttcttctggtgagaatcaaaataaaaaccatgGAACTCGAGGTGAGGCGCCGAGAGTCAACTGGATCAGGGACCAATACATATGTTGAGACAGAGACCCTTTCAAAGTTTGAGTTGATGGATGGTGTTCCAGTTCGAG GAGAATCAATACCTGTGAGATTGTTCCTTGGTCCATATGAATTGACTCCCACAtaccacaacatcaacaacaagtTCAGTGTGAAGTACTTTCTAAATCTTGTTCTTGTGGATGAAGAGGACAGACGGTATTTCAAGCAACAAGAAATCACAGTATACCGGCTAAGTGAAAAATCCTAA